TTATATAATATCTCTATATTCtatttatgcatgtatttgtttgtttgcttgtttgttttatttttaaatgtgtaatttgGTAGTATATCTCAAATAacgggtttttttttcaatttttatcagTTTGCTATGATGGAAACAATCATGACTGCTATATTTGATGAGCTGCCACAAAGATTCATGAAAAAGAAACCGTTGATAACAGCTTTAACTTGTTTTATTCTTTTCCTTGCTGGACTTCCATGTACGACGAGGGTAAGTATATTTTGTACGATTTATTTCCTTCTTCAAATTGATTAGAATTTAAAAGGAATTCCAAAAAGCCACGAAAAATTTGATTTCAGGtgtgcaatgtatgtatgtatgtatgtatgtatgtatgtatgtatgtatgtatgtatgtatgtatagttactTCAGCTGCACACCTCTATATCTACATATCGATCTAATTACGACTTGTGTATGTTTTACAGGGAGGGGTTTATGTTGTCACTTTAATGGACTGGTATTCAGCTGGATTTTCTCTCCTCTTCATTGCAACCTTGATGTGTATAGCTATCAGCCTCGTATATGGTAGGTCAAAATACTAGGTCAAATCATCCGTGGCTGGGAGCGCATGAACCAATCCCAAGCCTCGAAATCAAAGACGTGTATATTTATGTTGTAACTTTCTTCTATCTAGCATTACATGACTCGGAGAACCGATAAGCAATATTAGTCTCGTCAATGGTAAAGAAATCAAAGGATAGAGTTATTGTACGCCAACGTGCCAATCAAACAATTGGCCAATCATCAGCCACCATTCACCCTCACCGACAAAACAATTAACCAGTCACAAAGAGTAACATTCTATCGTTTTCTCTGGAAAGtggaattgtcatatttttatgaGGCACAATGATACTGATAAATACCTGTTGTACATTTCTCGTGACACACACAAAAGTGGAACTACAtcatgtcatcatgttttataAAGAACCTAACTTCATATATCACTCtccatatttctattttttatcGCACAGTTAAACtaacaattatttcaaattatttcatatttttcaccTCGTACGCGTACAGGCATTCGGAAATTTTCAAGCGATATAAACTctatgatggatggatggttagCAAATTTCATCGGTTGGAAAATATGTTGGATAGGAGTATCACCTATCCTTATGACGGTAAGTACAAGACTATCACGTGCTGAACATTTGAGGGAGTGTGTGAAGGACAGTTGTTATTTGTCCATGCTAGAAATCTAGCTGATTTTGCTAGGGGGTTACAAATTATAACTGTTTCTATACAGTAACATACAACTCTGACTTGTACATCTATTCTATAGTAACACTACTATACTGCATGTACGCTTGAGGAGCATGGTGTCACTATCATTCGACTGTCACAAGGTTGCAAACACCTCTCCAAAGTCTTACAGTATTTCCTATATCAGACAAGAATCAGAACTGTTTGGAGCATGTGTAAACATGAAACCGCACCGAACTTATTCTATATGCATAAAGAGACTATAGCTCAGAGTGGTCACTATTATACAAAAGGCCGGCTACCGTTTACTGCTAACAGTTTTAAAATGCGATATTGAGCGCTACAAGTGTCAGGGCTAATGTATATTTATGACTTTTACCGCCATAAGTGTACTACCCGACATAGAAGCTAGGGGTACTTGATCTTGAGGCTATAGTAGCGTTGTGACATAAATGTTTCcagtttcatttcacttttcagTGAAAAACGCGGGGCAGGTGTGAGTATTTACTAGAGGCTGCTAACATGGAACCACACATTTGAATATTGAGCTTACCAATAAATGTAGAAATACATATTAATGACGACAATAGGAAGAATATATCTTGGATAATTACTTttactttacacacacacacacacacacacacacacacacacacacacacacacacacacacacacacacacacacacacagacacacacacacacagacacacacacacacacatatatatatatatatatatatatatatatatatatatatatatatatatatatatatatatatatatatatatcagataaagtaaaaatgttttgaagtaaTCTATAAGCTTAAGCAGTATTTATATCATGCCAAATCGTAAAACTGTATGACCCGTCACCGATAGTATCTTACTTATAAGGAAAGTCGTCTTGACATTCAAAACCCCACACGTATCATGCAACTGATTAATAAAACTAATTATTggtttacattattttgtttcagGGTGTCATGATATTTAGCTTTATCAAATACTCCCCAGCGTCGTACGGAGATTACATATTTCCTCCCTGGGCAGAGGGAGTTGGATGGGCGATGGCTATGTTATCAGTCGTTGTTATTCCCCTGTACATGGTATTAGTTATTCTAAGAGGCAATGGGAATATCCTGGAAGTAAGTATCTCAGCTTTATTGTGCTTTATTGCTgatatgttttaatattttatcatatttgtgATTTACACAGATCCAGCGACTTCATAAATCAAGAATATACTTAAATTTGCACATACCACGAGAGCGTACTTACCCCCACCCAAATCCCCACACATCCCCATCACCTATTTCGAAGTAGATGACGATTTCAGTTGGGGGAGGGCACCTTCGTTTATAATTTTCGTCTTAGTGTGGTCTTACACAATAGCCGCCCAGCATCCACCATCTATGGTATGGTGATAtggctgtatatatatatttattttacttcTTTCTGTAACTTTACCAAAATAACTTTTAAATGAAATCatctaaaaatatatttatctgCCAGTAGTCtgtatggtcactttaaatgtTTGAAAACTGTGGTTCCAGGGCCATACTTTGTAACAAAACACACGACGAAGAGTGTTCTGATTAGTGATAAGAATGACCTTTAACCTACCAACCACCATCACCTCCAAAATATCAGCTCCCGCCTCCAAACAGAAGCGATAACAAAAAACAGcgccctcccccccccctatccaTCATAACTGACACAGTTCGTTTGAATGGACGTCATCTAACTTTCTCTTTGATTGTTCTGTCGACTATAATATCATAACCCTGGTCTTTTCTTCCATAGAATTTTCGGGAGTCATTGAAACCCACCTGGGACTGGGGGCCAGCACTAAATCGTAACAGAGTCATAGCAGGTTATGAAACACTTCCAATAAATAGACAACCACCTGGACATCAACCAAGCAGTAGTCACAAGGCCAATCCAAATGTTTATCAGCAACCACCGGACCCCAGCatccaccaacaacaacaaccagaCACAGTGATATATCAACCTCCACCCGATACTGATATTTACCAACCACCACCAAACACTGGAATTTACCAACCACCACCAAATACTGGCATCTATCAAACCCCATCCGATACTAACATATACCAGGCCCCACCCGACACGAACGTTTATCAAACATCGCCTAATACATACAATCGTCAAATGGGATCCGGTACAATCAATCGAGCATATATAGAGCAAGACATTCTAGGAGAGCCCGTGTGAAGATTCTATGCACGACACCACATCTTGCCAATAAAGAATGTAATGAATTTGTACGTATATCCACATGGTACAAACAACTGTTCAAGTTCAAATCTTCAAACTCTTAGTTATATCACATACAAGTCTGTGCTTATATTACCACTATAAGttaactagactgtaagatacgtcgtgtaaGATacgttctgccctcaccggcctcctctcacctcTGGGGGGTTGGGGgcttggccgatgtgtgagggcgcccccgtcacggcgtaccttacagactataagttaacaaaaaaaacacgAGTAGTTTAACTCTGAAAAGAATAATTGAGCTGTCTCTGTGGAGGAATCGTTGACCCAGACAAATTCAATACTTGTTAATTGGTTGAACTACCTGTGTATTATTACTGTGAAGTCGatagatatatttacaaacataattTAGTATTTGTCTCTATATATGTAAAGACACGTGATACTCCTCTCGACGAAGGGACATTCCACATCTCTCGTATTCTGACACAGTTGGGAAGATAGATGTACTAATATTTGTGGGGTTTTTTAACTTACCGAGTAGAGCAATAGACATATAGAAAGAGACGTACTCAGGGTATTGGGGGTGGGGTGAAATACAATTCAAGTTGTAGTTTTCATGTGTTTTAAATGGTTTACAACGTGTAGGCAATGTAAAGTTTATTATGTTCCTTTTGACAATAGTTCAATGCATGCTGCAATAGGGGCATTATTATACTTGAATGTTCATTTTTCGATGATCaagtttttttcttctgataATGATATATTAACAAATTGTCAGGGGTTATTCTTTAGTATTACTACAAACCTCATTTACACTTTGACTGTGGAACTTTATATAATCATGCGTACAGGTGTAATTAATTTCTGACAAATGTTATTTTGACATACACGTGACGATATCTGGCATGTGACATACACGTGACGATATCTAGCATGTGACATACACGTGACGGGGTAGGAATGAATTAAAACAATTCGTTCGTATCATGTTGATCGTTTGAAACACTGTCCCGATATAGACACGGAATTTATAACAGTGGAAATATAATTGCATTCACAGTTTaaacataaaatttcaaaacGAGTATTTCAACAATGTCAGTAACGATCTGCCACcatatttgttttacaataaaTTGACACGTCATTGGTTTTAAGTTGAGTGTCATTATAAAGAAAAgtgtttatttcaaaaacaattttttttagtgtTTTCGATTTCTTGGACATATCccaaataatatcattatatcaaaGTTGAGAACATTTTTGGTCCGACAACTAATAAaccattttgaacattttaaaacGAGTTTTCTAATACTGCCGTGGTTATTTCTGTGCCATGCAATAGCTCATAAGTATGGCATATGGGCGTGTGGAACGTTTATGTACTGATTCGATTCTGTGGCCCTCCGTGCGACTGGCTTTAATTTTTAGTGATGactaaaaagaagaaaacaacaaaaacaaacaatctAGGTGAACTTTGCATAGAGTTAATTCTGCTATAACGTGTTTTGTAGAGCTAAGCAAAAATGCACACACTGTCATCAGCCTACTGACGTAACAAACACATGACAATGATTATAGTTGTTCACGCTAAATTTACGATTGCTGCTCATGGTAAACTTAGGGTGTTGTTTTAACTCATTGTTTTAAAGAATTGAAACTTGAAACCTACGCAAGTTTTCCGAACACGAATTTGCCTGTAattagaattgaaaaaaatgagttTATTGCCATGTCTATCTTGATTTCTACGTTTTTCTAATACGAAATCTTGTTTGATTAAATTAAATCAGTGAAGATGTTATGTCATAAATGTAACCATGCATAGATAATCCAAACCTTAACACTTTATTTACACATTCTACACTGTACTGCATCATGTCTACAAATATAACTTTTGGAGATCTGACCTCAGGTGACCTAACCTGACCTAGGAGAGTTCACCCTATCTCATCATGACCCAACATGACTCGTACCTACCCGTCCTTGTCTTTAGATCAGTCTGTGTACCCATATTACACCTATATACGAACCATCCTGTTgttggtgacctttgacctcattttttatatacaaatcCATATTACTATTACCCATCCACTCTGTAACTTTGGTCAAGAAAGTTCACCGTAAAGTACAAAATTTGATAGTTTTCATACCCCCTCCCCTATGTTTAATATGACCACCTAGTGAGAGCATGTCTTCTTTTTTATGGGAGCCACCCATTTTGGCGAGAGCGTGTCTCTTTTTTATGAGAGTACATCTCTTTTTTATTGGGAATCCTCATTATGATAGTGCATTCCTCTTCGTCCTAGTCGGCCACCGTAGGAACCCTCATTTTGATAGAGCTTCTTTGTCCTGGTCGGCTACCGTagcataggggcgtgtaatatttcttaaattgttgttttcctggtctacaggctaaatatatcaaacttttgactatatattcctacctgtgtTCTTTCTACaagtagtatagagattgatacatttgtagcagcaggattcatacgatattttcttaagaaaacggcaatctgagtaataatacgtgcccctgtgtaCCGTAGTGGCCTGACTATCTGGATCAAACAGAGCTATCAAACGTACGTTGTACACGACAACTGCGCAGTCGTCAACCTGTAATGTTGGCAACCTGTACTGTTGACAGTGCTTGCCCTTCTTAGGctttatatcaaaatatcagtcaTTCTGGTTGACCATTACTCAAGTTAAAGTTCACATACTTGGCAGGTCACGTGGTACAGATAGTCTGCAACTAAAAAGAAACCACATCATGGCTAGCAAGGATTTGAAATCACCGGAAATTGACGAAAACTTTCTGACTTGTGGTATATGCTCGGAGCGGTATAAAAGTGCTAGAAGACTACCATGTCTACATAGCTTCTGTGAACAGTGCATTGGTCGGCTTGTAGACAGTGGAAGAGTGTGTTGCCCGCTGTGTCGaacacaacatgacatatcaAAGGGAGGTGTCGTTGAACTACCAACTGACCCCATGATTTGTGATTTCCTGAAACAAATGGACAAACCTGCAGGATCACAATGCGGAGGATGTGATAAACAAGGTAGTACTACTAAATATTGTCTAGAGTGTATTGTCGAATTGTGTGAGACCTGTGCTGGTACTCACGCTAGACTGCCTACCACAAGGTCACACAAGGTCATCGATTGTGAAGATTATCACAGACTATCGACAACTGACCCAGCCTCAGTGCAACCCCCAACTCGCTGCATTGAACACGGTGAGAATAAACTCAAATTCTTCTGCGATACTTGTAACATTGCTATTTGCTTGGAGTGTACAGCGACCAACCACCCCCTAACTGAACATAAATACAGGTATCTGGAAGACGCTGCAGCCGaagtcaaaacaaaactgattgGAATGATAGATACTCTGACgataaaagaaaatgaaataagcaATAGTGCAACTGTAATTAAAGAAATGGAGGCGTCTTTAGAGCAGCGCTTCCGGGTGACAGAAGAGAAAATTAATGAACATATAGATAAAACCATTGAAGATGTTACCTGTCAAGTAAGGGCAAATGGGAATGAATTATTGACAGAACTAAGAGGTTATTGTAACAAACATAGGATACATATACGAGCACAATTAAAAGAGATTGAAGGTATAAGTGAAGATCTGACACATGTTAAGGAATTTGCCGAGAGACTGGTAACTTATGGAACTCCTACACAAGTGATGTCAACAAGGGACGGAGTGACGTCACAGATAGATAAATTGCTGACGTTAAAGACAAGACTTAGACCAGTGGAGAGTGATGACGTGGAGTTTCAACCTTCTGATGATTTCTGTGAGGGGAAAAGTTTAGGTGAGTTGAAGGTGACCTCGTATGTCATAAAGGATGTCCCAAAGTTTACTAGGATTAGTGATGACATTATAATAACCGCTGGCAAGAGAGGAAGTACATGTGACGTAACTAAAGCCACTACAGATGATGTCAACGCTGTAATGAAGACACCTGATAACAAAACGGAAGAAATAAAAGTAACAGACAATGAAGATGGAACGTTTTCTTTAACAGGTGTAGGCGAGGTAGAGGGTAAACATAAAATATCAGTAGCAGTGTATAATGTACCAGTACAAGGTTCACCTGTCAGTGTCAAAGTTATGCCTCAGAAAGGGTTGGCCTGTAGATTTGGGGAGAGTGGGTCAGGAAAGGGTCAGCTAAGTAGCCCCTATGGTGTTATGctgacaaagaaaagaaatgtgTTGGTATGTGACACATATAATCGTAGACTCCAAATATTTACCATTAATGGTGAttaccaagatattatcaagttCACAGATTTCCAAAAGACATTCACCCCAATGTATGCAGCCATGTCAGTGAATGGTAATATCTATATCACAGATATTGCTAATAATCAGGTTCTTGTATGTGATGagaatttaaaattgataaGATGCTTTGGTAAAGATGAGTTGAAATCCCCCTTTGGTATTGCTATTAACCCTAATAATGGCAGAATTTATGTTGTTGATTACAGTGCACACTGTGTACATATTTATAGTGTAGATCATACTTATATCAAGTCATTTGGTAGTCATGGCAATGGTGCTGGTCAGTTCAACAATCcatattgtgtttgtataaCTGGTAATGGTAATGTCATTGTGTCAGACTGTGGTAATCATCGTATGCAAGTGTTTAGTGAAGACGGAGAATATATACAATTCTTTGGTTCTGAGGGAAGTGAGGAGGGTCAACTTTCTACACCAGAAGGTGTCCTGACTGATGGAGAAGGATTTGTGTACGTCTGTGATTACAGAAATAACAGAGTGCAGAAATTTGATTCCAACTTTCGATTTGTCTGCTATGTTAATGGTGCTGACGAAGAGCTGAAAAGACCTACTGCCATATGCATCACTGATGATGAACCACTTGGAAAGTTAGTAGTTTCAGAATATGGTGGAAAACGTATTTCGGTGTTCAACCAATAATAATTGCAAATATGTCAATGACGAGTGTACAATGTCATCAACAACACATGAACCCCAACACACTCTACTGGTGCAATCAGTTTTACAGTCTGATGTTTGCTACAGGCTATTACATCTTAACAGTTTGTACTCTCATCACAGACAATATAGTGATTTTAGTGATGTCATCAACATCTTTCCACtatacctgtatatatgtattatatgtattcaGTCTCAGTTCCTAATATAAGCAATGATGATAAAGCTATTCCAGAAATAAGTAAATAGAAACAACGAATTAAAAGCTAACAGTAATGTTATATTGTTCAAAGTTTATGGATGGTGAACTTAGATAGACAAGAAATACCATACAAAAAGTATGGAAAGAAAGAACACGAGGTGGAAATAATCCTGTCATTCCTCTCTCAGTAATATACGAGTACTCTTTGAACACACtctaatgaaatatttcagtattaCATAGGAATCTGCCTACAACTTCCATCCATGTTTTCCTATGAAATAATGCTGGTACTTAAACTTTAAACTCTTTCCaaattgtaatgaccaatatGGATATTTATCTTGTATGTATCTAGGCCAAGAGTGCCATTGTAGTTTGATGGCTAAACTGTGTG
The genomic region above belongs to Glandiceps talaboti chromosome 8, keGlaTala1.1, whole genome shotgun sequence and contains:
- the LOC144439397 gene encoding E3 ubiquitin-protein ligase TRIM71-like gives rise to the protein MASKDLKSPEIDENFLTCGICSERYKSARRLPCLHSFCEQCIGRLVDSGRVCCPLCRTQHDISKGGVVELPTDPMICDFLKQMDKPAGSQCGGCDKQGSTTKYCLECIVELCETCAGTHARLPTTRSHKVIDCEDYHRLSTTDPASVQPPTRCIEHGENKLKFFCDTCNIAICLECTATNHPLTEHKYRYLEDAAAEVKTKLIGMIDTLTIKENEISNSATVIKEMEASLEQRFRVTEEKINEHIDKTIEDVTCQVRANGNELLTELRGYCNKHRIHIRAQLKEIEGISEDLTHVKEFAERLVTYGTPTQVMSTRDGVTSQIDKLLTLKTRLRPVESDDVEFQPSDDFCEGKSLGELKVTSYVIKDVPKFTRISDDIIITAGKRGSTCDVTKATTDDVNAVMKTPDNKTEEIKVTDNEDGTFSLTGVGEVEGKHKISVAVYNVPVQGSPVSVKVMPQKGLACRFGESGSGKGQLSSPYGVMLTKKRNVLVCDTYNRRLQIFTINGDYQDIIKFTDFQKTFTPMYAAMSVNGNIYITDIANNQVLVCDENLKLIRCFGKDELKSPFGIAINPNNGRIYVVDYSAHCVHIYSVDHTYIKSFGSHGNGAGQFNNPYCVCITGNGNVIVSDCGNHRMQVFSEDGEYIQFFGSEGSEEGQLSTPEGVLTDGEGFVYVCDYRNNRVQKFDSNFRFVCYVNGADEELKRPTAICITDDEPLGKLVVSEYGGKRISVFNQ